One window from the genome of Mastacembelus armatus chromosome 18, fMasArm1.2, whole genome shotgun sequence encodes:
- the LOC113139345 gene encoding protein FAM111A-like, with the protein MPPKKQNTKDTKNTQDIRSFLSSKRSASPGSNKENSQPGGATAPQTDSDCNIKVKQENDTDPHRHHFTVKFDSSKSTEHTFTCVQPCTVLEAIKSCDEYKKMKFTDEKITIKLGKSDKKYIVATHFPCICIEEDQCLTISRRSEQIEKREERENHCDKMIYPRDQYSVFYIDTQGGVNTETKTLFRSNIVKKFKCLCVYGKKGTTVEAALKRDGRFVDDLGNFHLSDNEVENLLTHCTQVVDNLNHKEFKIRLPKYTSDDDEEQHESSNCSQQLRKCDIKTIVDEINQGPVSVKTALTKTDGSDNTEEIYNLLREQFQCLKKWMESRFPGESYQEAVNLRKEDFGKIQASFSEVFRVRKLLNLSRSICRLRIVCSSVTVHGTGFVLFDNYIMTNAHLFTNHAVFQTDDWIANTTVTAVFNCENPDERTWNFFKGRPSVISLANKELDYVVLKLNPQGQNISKKTKKRKINVPPGLLNKFSPMPPNGEACVIGHPGGSVKKMDPTCIIEKEKREEAVNNYLNSYKDTMFTFLSIRQQLKDQGIENIMMGGNEADKVVTYNTLMYHGSSGSPVFDASCRVFGLHSSGFVYGHPGHTESVIELAHPLLNIFKSFVTELRDNGNEDLLNKVKEAAKGNQYLENILKDVVSDTEEPMETE; encoded by the exons ATGCctccaaaaaagcaaaacacaaaggacACAAAGAACACACAAGACATCAGGTCCTTTTTATCCTCAAAGAGAAGT GCCAGTCCTGGCAGTAACAAGGAGAACTCACAGCCAGGTGGAGCTACAGCTCCTCAG ACTGACTCAGACTGTAACATCAAAGTGAAGCAAGAAAATGACACG GACCCACATCGACATCATTTCACAGTGAAGTTTGATTCCAGTAAATCCACAGAACACACCTTCACCTGTGTGCAGCCCTGCACTGTGCTGGAGGCCATAAAATCATGTGATGAGTATAAGAAGATGAAGTTCACAGATGAAAAAATTACCATTAAGCTGGGTAAATCAGATAAGAAATATATTGTTGCAACACATTTCCCTTGTATTTGTATCGAGGAAGATCAATGTCTGACCATATCACGTAGATCAGAACAGattgaaaagagagaagagagagaaaaccatTGTGACAAAATGATATATCCAAGAGACCAATACTCAGTCTTCTACATTGATACACAGGGTGGGGTAAACACTGAAACTAAGACGCTTTTTAGAAGCAACATTGTGAAAAAgttcaagtgtctgtgtgtttatggaaAGAAGGGGACGACTGTGGAGGCAGCTCTGAAAAGAGACGGTCGCTTTGTTGATGACCTTGGAAACTTTCATCTGTCTGACAATGAGGTTGAAAATCTCCTCACTCACTGTACACAAGTGGTTGACAACCTCAATCACAAAGAATTCAAGATACGTCTTCCTAAATATACGAGTGATGACGATGAAGAACAGCATGAAAGCTCAAACTGTTCCCAACAGTTGCGCAAGTGTGACATAAAAACAATAGTAGATGAAATAAATCAGGGTCCAGTCAGTGtaaaaacagcactgacaaaGACAGACGGCAGTGACAACACTGAGGAGATCTATAACCTGCTGCGTGAGCAGTTTCAATGTCTgaaaaaatggatggagagtAGATTCCCTGGTGAATCTTATCAGGAAGCAGTGAATCTGAGGAAGGAAGACTTTGGAAAGATCCAGGCTTCATTCAGTGAAGTTTTTAGAGTCAGGAAGCTGCTAAATCTCAGCAGGTCAATCTGTCGATTACGTATCGTATGTTCATCTGTCACAGTCCATGGCACAGGCTTTGTGCTGTTTGATAACTACATCATGACAAACGCCCACTTGTTCACAAATCATGCTGTGTTTCAGACAGATGATTGGATAGCAAACACAACAGTTACTGCTGTGTTTAATTGTGAGAATCCTGACGAAAGAACCTGGAACTTCTTTAAAGGTCGGCCCTCAGTAATTAGTTTAGCAAACAAAGAACTAGATTATGTCGTTCTCAAGCTCAACCCTCAGGGCCAGAAcatcagcaagaaaacaaaaaagaggaaaatcaaTGTGCCACCAGGGCTCCTGAATAAATTCAGTCCGATGCCTCCAAATGGTGAAGCCTGTGTTATTGGACACCCAGGAGGAAGTGTCAAAAAAATGGATCCTACTTGTATCattgagaaagagaagagggaggaggctgtcaataattatttaaattcataCAAAGACACTATGTTCACATTTTTGTCAATCAGACAGCAGCTCAAAGATCAGGGCATTGAAAACATAATGATGGGGGGAAATGAAGCAGACAAAGTCGTGACCTACAACACCCTCATGTATCATGGATCTTCTGGCTCCCCAGTGTTTGATGCTAGTTGCAGAGTTTTTGGTTTGCACTCATCAGGATTTGTCTATGGGCATCCAGGCCACACAGAGAGTGTGATAGAGTTAGCCCATCCTCTGctcaatatatttaaaagcttTGTCACTGAGCTGAGAGATAATGGAAATGAGGATCTGTTGAATAAAGTTAAGGAGGCAGCAAAGGGAAACCAATACCTAGAAAATATCCTGAAGGATGTGGTGTCGGACACAGAGGAGCCGATGGAGACTGAGTAG